The DNA window TCCTCCAGGAGCTGAGGCGCGCTTTTTTCCAGATGTCCCTGCAACGGGGTCAGGGCGCGCCTGCCGGGCAGAAAGAAGTGGTATTCGTCAAAGGGATCGGTCCTGAGCAGTTCGTCCAGGAAGGCCACGTTGGCCACGGTCCGGCCCAGGACCGGCCCGCCCTCGAAGAAGGGGTCCAGAGTCCCCCAGATGCATTTTGTTCCGGCCATGTCTAGGTAAAGACTGTTCACGGCCAGTTTGTCAATGGCCGGGCGGCGCGTCGAGGGCAGACTTTTCCGTCCCGGTGCGTTTGGCTCCGCTTCCCTTCGGAATTTTCGCCAGCCATATCAATCTCCTGTCGCATCATCATTCTGTCTTTGCCCGGCCGTCGTCCGGTGTGGCCCCGATTTTGCTCAATCCCTGGCGAGGCGGAAGGAACCGCCAATGTTTTGACGTTGTAAAGGAGTACGATGGAGTATGCCTAGACAGTCCATGAAACGCGGCAGGCGTCCCGAACTCATGTGGGGGGTCGGCCTGGCCGAGCCGGTGGTGCGACAGATCGAGGAGGGCGTGGGCCCCGGGTTCCACATCCGCAACTTCCCCGAGGACGCGTTGCCCTTGACCCGCGAATTCGAACAGGAGGAAAAACCCTCGGCCGCCTGGATACCCTGGTCGGTCTGGGCCGCTTTTCCCGAGGCCCGCAAACAGGAATACCGCAACCAGGACGAGACCCACCGTATCCTCATACAGGACGGCGAGACCGAATTTGAAATGGAAAAGGTCCTGGCCGAAGGGTTCCTCACCGTGGTGGACCTGCCCCTGACCCGGCCCAAGATCCAGGACGTCATGTTCCGCGCCAAGGAAGTCAAGAGCCTGTACTCGGACATCTACCGCATGACCGAGGAAATCATGCTCGAACGCGAACTGCTCGCCCGCAAGACCGACCAGCTCCTGTTCCTCAACAAGCTGCTCGCTTCGGCCACGGAGAGCCTCGACGCCGTCACCATCCTGGCCAACGCCAAAAGTTCCCTCGGCCTCATCCTGCCCGTGAAGATGCTCCATGCCGCTTTCTGGAATACCGGTTCCGACAACGCCGCCGATGTGGAAATCCTCCTCAACGGCAAGATGTCGCCGCCCGTGGAGTCCGCCTGGGTCGAACAGATCATGACCTCGGCCAGTTCCATGGGAGCGGGCGCGGTCAACGGCCTGCAGATTTCGTACACCGATCCGGCGCGCAGGCCCGAGTATTCCCTGGCCCCGGATCAGGGTAAACTCGTGATCATGCCGCTCGTCGCCGGACATCAGACCTTTGGTTGCCTGGCCCTGCTCTGCGAACCCGGCTACCGGCTCGGCCGCGATCAGGTCGAGACCTTGCGCTCCGCCGTCAATCACGTGGGCCTGGCCCTGCGCAACGCCCTGGCCTTCAAGGAGGTCAAGCTCCGGGCCGACCGCGACGGGCTGACCAGG is part of the Desulfovibrio sp. Huiquan2017 genome and encodes:
- a CDS encoding sensor domain-containing diguanylate cyclase; its protein translation is MPRQSMKRGRRPELMWGVGLAEPVVRQIEEGVGPGFHIRNFPEDALPLTREFEQEEKPSAAWIPWSVWAAFPEARKQEYRNQDETHRILIQDGETEFEMEKVLAEGFLTVVDLPLTRPKIQDVMFRAKEVKSLYSDIYRMTEEIMLERELLARKTDQLLFLNKLLASATESLDAVTILANAKSSLGLILPVKMLHAAFWNTGSDNAADVEILLNGKMSPPVESAWVEQIMTSASSMGAGAVNGLQISYTDPARRPEYSLAPDQGKLVIMPLVAGHQTFGCLALLCEPGYRLGRDQVETLRSAVNHVGLALRNALAFKEVKLRADRDGLTRLYNRRSFDERLIYEIKRRARYHHDLSLLMVDLDHFKSVNDTYGHKAGDLVLRKVGEILTTVFRTTDLAARYGGEEFVVLLPHTNEEAAWKLAERVRTAVENCAFHFDGQDFTVTASIGVASVAGGSLSPDDDLVLKADKALYQAKNNGRNMVVVSGQKDAAAHNAMQ